The sequence AGTAGGTCTCCGGACGGCTGTTCTAAGGGAATGTAGGTTAGGACCACTTTAGAAATTCCAGTTCAACCTTAAATCCTTCCTTGGTTTTCCTTACAGCCATTTGCAGGCCTACTGCTCTTTATCTGCGATAGTTTTCCTACCTGACCTTGAACAACCGGTATTGGGACCCTTCCCTCCCTCATTTTAGCCCTATACTGTTTTGTGCATTTGGACGGCATCATAGTACTTCAATCCCCTCCTGTCTTTCCCAATCTATCAGTAGGTCATGTGAAATAATTTGTCTGGTAGGTGAATAGCCCCCTTGCCTCCTCCACACCATCAACCCTGACGATTTCTCGCAATGGGTTCATTAAATTGAATGGCTTCCTTCAGCAAAACCATATTAATGGGGGGATAGGTTTTGTAATTTAGCGTTTCGAGCCACCCCTGTTTGCTCAAGTGGTTTCATTATGATCTTGCCCATGACCATAAACGGCCAGTATTTTCACAACGGAATAATGGTCCACGCCGGATTTTCTCTGCGATCCGTTGGGCCATGGGATTGGTAGAGACCGCTCGGTACAGCAATTATATGCTACTTCGCCACCATGGTGTGATGACGCTCCATCCATTAAATTGCACTTACCCAAACCTTCCGGCACCTTTTCTGTCGGGCCTTTCTGATCAGAACAAACTTCCCTGACCTCCTATTCTGCAGAGGTTGGTGAGGTAAAGAAGGTACCCCCTCAAAGCGGCACAACGGTTATAATATAGATTGGTCCATCCAAACATTCCTTAATCACTTTAAGGACCCCGACCATGATTGGCCTGGTAAAACATGGTTCCGGATGGACACTTTTTCACACAGTGATCCCATGATCAACCCTGTGTACAAACGGTGGAAGGGCTGTCGGGTCCATTGAACCGATTGTACCAAACGCCTCCCTTGCTCAATCCAGGAAAGAGGCCTTTATTCCAAGAAGGATTTCTCCAGTCAGGGGTTTGTTAAGAAAGTCGATGACCAGCCTATCTTCCCGAGTGCGGGCAATATCTCCCGGATCCAGGGATGAGGAAACAATATATACGCTCAATCCTTCGGTAAGGCCCCTTTGACGCAGATCCTGCAATAGCTCCCAACCGTTCTTTTGCGGCATCCTGATATCGACAAACAGTACAAACCGTATTCCTTGTTTATCTGCAATGTAGTGGACACATTGCTCTGCAGATGTGAACACCTCCAACCTTATGGAAGGCCAATACTTTCGGATCATTTTTTGGTGGACAAGGTTTATAAGATCGTCATCATCTACCAATAAAATCTCATAATTCTGCATTCATCTTTAGTGTAAACTTTAAAAAAGTCATTTAATCGCTCCATCTTACCCTTCACGAGCTCCAACCACCGCGGTACCTTCCAAAACATTTTCAGAAAAAAGTCGGTGGTTCTCAATATATCCAACATAAACACACTTTTTGGAAGATAAAATATAAAACGTGTTTCTGAAGGTTGGGCTTCCATTATGGACCAAACAGGACATTACCCTCCACAAATTAACGGTCAATCATGACAAAAGGTAATTATTATATTTTTATCCACCACCATAGAACATTACATTTTTAACCAAAGGACCTGTTGTTTATACTACAAATATTCAATAAAAACCTTTTAGTGTATTTAAAGCACGCTATTTTGATTTTATTAAAAATTTGGCTTGATTTTCGTTAGGACATACATATAGTAGATATTTAAATCATTAAGAAGGCCATGAACCGCCTTTTCGGCATTCTTATCAGTTCAGCAGGGATTTCACTAATAACCAACTAATTTCAAAATGTTCGCGCTCATAACCAGGACCCAGGAATTCAGGAAACTGCCCAGTGGAATAATTTACAGTAGGGTCCTTCCTGACAGTTGTTTTACCGTTGAGGATGCCAAGGAAAACATCAGTACCGTTTCAACCCTGTCAGGGGGCGGTCCAGCCCTCTTGATGGTCGATATCAGCATGATCAAGGAGGTAACCAGCGAATGCCGCGACCTTTTTTGCCATCCCGACACCGGCAAGTTCCAACAAGCGGTAGGCATTATTGCCACTACGACAAGGGCCAACCTTATTGCAAGTTTCTTTTTGGGATTCAACAGGCCAAAATTCCCACTGGGTGTATTTCATGAAGAGTCCAGCGCATTGGCATGGTTGAGGGCCATTAAAAACGAACACCATGGCACTTGACCTCATGTCACCTCGCTCAATGCCCGAACTTATGAAAACGGATACTGAAGTTGATATAACCGGGGCAAACTTCCCA comes from Echinicola vietnamensis DSM 17526 and encodes:
- a CDS encoding response regulator yields the protein MQNYEILLVDDDDLINLVHQKMIRKYWPSIRLEVFTSAEQCVHYIADKQGIRFVLFVDIRMPQKNGWELLQDLRQRGLTEGLSVYIVSSSLDPGDIARTREDRLVIDFLNKPLTGEILLGIKASFLD